One part of the Flavobacterium johnsoniae UW101 genome encodes these proteins:
- a CDS encoding DUF4159 domain-containing protein, translating to MKKIFYLLLLFSITSFSQEIALLKYSGGGDWYANPTSLPNLIRFCNSTINTRIKAKPSTVEPSNPDLLSYPFVHMTGHGNVVFSDSDISNLRNYLNGGGFLHIDDNYGMDQYIRKEIKKIFPNNNLVEIPASHPIFQKPFPFPNGLPKIHEHDGTRPQAFGIFVENKLVLLYTYECDLGDGWEDAEVHNDPANVRDKALKMGANIINYIFTN from the coding sequence ATGAAAAAAATATTTTATTTGCTTTTACTTTTTTCAATCACTTCTTTTTCACAAGAAATTGCATTATTAAAATACAGCGGCGGAGGCGATTGGTATGCAAATCCAACTTCACTGCCGAACTTAATTCGTTTTTGCAATTCGACTATCAATACCAGAATAAAAGCAAAACCTTCTACAGTTGAGCCAAGCAATCCTGATTTGCTTTCGTATCCGTTTGTACACATGACGGGACACGGAAATGTCGTTTTCAGCGATTCTGATATTTCGAATTTGAGAAATTATTTAAACGGAGGCGGTTTTCTTCATATTGATGATAATTACGGAATGGATCAATACATTCGAAAAGAAATCAAAAAGATATTCCCAAATAATAACCTGGTCGAAATTCCTGCCAGTCATCCTATTTTTCAAAAACCTTTTCCTTTTCCTAACGGATTGCCTAAAATTCACGAGCACGACGGAACCCGTCCGCAGGCTTTTGGAATTTTTGTAGAAAACAAACTGGTTTTGCTATACACCTATGAATGCGACTTAGGCGATGGCTGGGAAGATGCCGAAGTACACAACGATCCGGCAAATGTTCGCGATAAAGCCTTAAAAATGGGCGCTAATATTATTAACTATATTTTCACTAATTAG
- a CDS encoding TrmH family RNA methyltransferase — protein sequence MQLTHEENQFERKTFPITLVCDHIYFQQNIGSLFRISEAFGVENIIFLGKDIPLTPRKINKTSRSTHLHVPHQIIEETTELTAYLQENNFEIIALEITSNSKPLKEVLIPKDKKTALLIGSEIAGISEELLKISHQIVHINMFGKNSSMNVVQAASIALYEITSL from the coding sequence ATGCAGCTGACTCACGAAGAAAATCAATTTGAGAGAAAAACATTTCCAATAACTTTGGTTTGCGATCATATTTATTTTCAGCAGAATATTGGTTCGCTTTTTAGAATTTCAGAAGCTTTTGGTGTAGAAAATATTATATTTTTAGGAAAAGACATTCCGCTTACGCCAAGAAAAATCAACAAAACTTCACGCAGTACACATCTCCATGTACCGCATCAAATTATTGAAGAAACAACAGAATTAACTGCTTATCTTCAAGAAAACAACTTCGAAATCATTGCTTTAGAAATTACAAGCAACAGTAAACCTCTGAAAGAAGTTCTAATTCCAAAGGATAAAAAAACGGCACTTTTGATAGGAAGTGAAATTGCCGGAATTTCAGAAGAACTATTAAAAATTTCACATCAAATTGTTCACATTAATATGTTTGGAAAAAACTCAAGCATGAATGTAGTACAAGCTGCCAGCATTGCTTTGTATGAGATTACTTCTTTGTAA
- a CDS encoding zinc metalloprotease, with amino-acid sequence MKKLIITAITALVLFSCQNDQAEGTNSEAAAQPTLRTCASQDVLEAQLKADPTLAIRMNEIEAYTNKALLTGKLVNGKIEIPVVVNVLYRTTAENISAAQIQSQIDVLNKDFNALNSDYNSVPALFAGVKANVGITFVLDQIIRKSTTKTSWGTNDAMKKTAQGGLAPTSPTTKLNLWSCTIGGGILGYAQFPGGASATDGVVIDPKYFGLSGAANAPYNLGRTGTHEVGHWLNLRHIWGDATCGSDLVADTPTHNAANYGVPAYPHYSTCSGTPVEMTMNYMDYTDDAGMYMFSNGQKNRIAAIFTSGGARNSFAQP; translated from the coding sequence ATGAAAAAACTTATTATTACCGCAATTACAGCATTAGTGCTGTTTTCATGTCAAAATGATCAGGCTGAAGGAACAAATTCTGAAGCAGCTGCACAGCCAACTCTTCGTACTTGCGCAAGTCAGGATGTTTTAGAAGCTCAATTAAAAGCTGATCCAACATTAGCAATCAGAATGAACGAAATTGAAGCTTACACAAACAAAGCTTTACTTACAGGTAAACTTGTAAATGGAAAAATCGAAATTCCTGTTGTAGTAAACGTTCTTTATAGAACAACTGCAGAAAATATTTCAGCTGCACAAATTCAATCTCAAATTGATGTTTTAAACAAAGATTTTAATGCATTAAACTCAGACTACAATAGTGTTCCTGCATTATTTGCTGGTGTAAAAGCAAACGTTGGAATTACATTTGTATTAGATCAAATTATCAGAAAATCAACAACAAAAACCTCTTGGGGAACAAATGATGCCATGAAAAAAACGGCTCAGGGCGGTTTAGCTCCAACTTCTCCAACAACAAAACTTAACTTATGGTCTTGCACAATTGGAGGCGGAATTTTAGGTTATGCACAATTTCCTGGTGGAGCTTCTGCTACAGATGGAGTTGTAATTGATCCAAAATATTTCGGATTATCAGGTGCTGCAAATGCTCCATATAACTTAGGAAGAACTGGTACTCACGAAGTGGGACACTGGCTGAATTTACGTCACATTTGGGGAGATGCAACTTGCGGAAGCGATTTAGTTGCTGATACTCCAACTCATAATGCAGCAAACTATGGTGTACCTGCATATCCACACTACAGTACTTGTTCTGGAACTCCTGTAGAAATGACAATGAACTACATGGATTATACGGATGATGCTGGAATGTACATGTTCTCTAACGGACAAAAAAATAGAATTGCGGCTATTTTTACAAGTGGAGGTGCAAGAAATTCTTTTGCACAACCTTAA
- a CDS encoding AI-2E family transporter — MITSKTISNGILRALATILVIGIVLYFLYEIQTVIVYLCVSLILCLIANPLVLFLKNKLKFSNSMAAATTIIFFIFLIVGFILLFVPLIISQANNLALLDTAHLQTKFMETEKHLEEYFNIQHIDLNKVIKDSKLTSVLDFSYFTRFINSIINFMADMGMGLVSVFFITFFFIKDQTIFKDQARRILPDSNEDKILNSITKINHLLTRYFIGLLLQLIVVFILYLIVLLIFGNKNAFVIAFLCAILNIIPYLGPIIGTTLAAILTMISMIGQDFQSEILPKTIYVVIGFLVVQAIDNNISQPIISSKSVNSHPLEIFLIILISGITFGIVGMIIAVPAFTMIKVILKEFFPNNKIVSVLTERI; from the coding sequence ATGATAACGTCAAAAACTATTTCTAACGGAATCTTACGAGCATTGGCAACAATCTTAGTAATAGGTATCGTTTTATACTTCTTATATGAAATTCAAACCGTAATTGTTTATTTATGTGTTTCCCTGATATTGTGTTTAATTGCAAATCCGCTGGTTTTATTTTTAAAAAATAAACTAAAATTCAGCAATTCAATGGCCGCTGCAACTACAATTATCTTTTTTATATTTCTTATTGTAGGCTTTATTCTGCTGTTTGTGCCATTAATTATTTCTCAGGCAAATAATCTGGCTTTATTAGATACGGCACATCTTCAGACTAAATTTATGGAGACAGAAAAACATCTAGAAGAATATTTTAATATTCAGCATATTGATTTAAATAAAGTTATTAAAGATTCTAAACTAACTTCGGTATTAGATTTTAGTTATTTCACCAGATTTATCAATTCGATTATCAATTTTATGGCCGATATGGGAATGGGATTGGTATCGGTATTTTTTATTACTTTCTTTTTTATAAAAGACCAGACTATTTTTAAAGATCAGGCCAGAAGAATACTTCCAGATTCTAATGAAGATAAAATTTTAAATTCTATAACAAAAATCAACCACTTACTAACCCGCTATTTTATTGGTTTATTATTGCAGTTAATCGTTGTATTTATTCTGTATCTGATTGTGTTATTAATCTTTGGAAACAAAAACGCATTTGTAATTGCTTTTTTATGTGCCATACTAAATATTATACCTTATTTAGGTCCTATTATTGGAACTACTTTGGCAGCTATTTTAACCATGATTAGTATGATTGGACAGGATTTTCAATCAGAAATTCTGCCTAAGACCATTTATGTTGTTATAGGCTTTTTAGTCGTTCAGGCAATTGACAATAATATAAGCCAGCCGATAATTTCATCAAAAAGCGTAAATTCGCACCCGTTAGAAATATTCCTAATTATCTTAATCAGCGGTATTACATTTGGAATTGTCGGGATGATCATTGCAGTTCCGGCTTTTACAATGATTAAGGTAATTTTAAAAGAATTTTTTCCTAACAACAAGATTGTATCTGTATTAACCGAAAGAATTTAG
- a CDS encoding THUMP-like domain-containing protein translates to MNNPILHPEIQEFIIQNTGADLTKLALQKNPFPDVEWISILNQIEARTKAKDKLPTWFSAKDIIYPSKISVEQTSSEKTATYKASLIEGETLIDLTGGFGVDDYYFSQRFISIAHCEINEDLSAIVSHNFEQLHVKNSHFYADDSANVLNNLNQKWDWIYIDPSRRNDAKGKVFMLKDCLPNVPESLDFYFEKSDSILIKTAPLLDISAGLSELKSVKNIHIIALENEVKELLFEIHKNYSGEITLKTANIVKDKIETFEFVLGAKGQFPSYNLPQKYLYEPNSAIMKSGGFDEVSTSFKINKLHKHSHLYTSDDLIDFPGRSFEIEKVISYNKNDMKNELLNKQANVTTRNFPETVENIRKKWKIKNGGNFYCFFTTDKNDNKIVLICRKIN, encoded by the coding sequence TTGAATAATCCTATTTTGCATCCAGAGATTCAGGAATTTATAATTCAGAATACTGGTGCAGATTTAACAAAATTGGCGCTGCAGAAAAACCCGTTTCCAGATGTGGAATGGATTTCGATTTTAAACCAGATTGAAGCAAGAACTAAAGCAAAGGACAAGTTACCAACCTGGTTTTCTGCCAAAGATATTATCTATCCCAGCAAAATTTCTGTTGAACAAACCTCATCAGAAAAAACAGCTACTTACAAAGCTTCTTTAATCGAAGGTGAAACTTTAATTGACCTAACCGGTGGTTTTGGAGTTGATGACTATTATTTTTCTCAACGATTTATATCTATTGCGCATTGCGAAATAAACGAAGATTTATCAGCTATTGTCAGTCATAATTTTGAGCAGTTACACGTTAAGAACTCCCATTTTTATGCAGATGATTCGGCAAATGTTTTAAATAACCTCAACCAAAAATGGGACTGGATTTATATTGATCCATCGCGAAGAAATGATGCAAAAGGCAAGGTTTTTATGCTCAAAGACTGTCTGCCAAATGTACCGGAATCTTTAGATTTTTATTTTGAAAAAAGCGATTCTATTTTAATTAAAACTGCTCCTTTACTCGATATTTCTGCAGGTTTATCTGAATTAAAATCAGTGAAAAACATTCATATTATAGCGCTTGAAAATGAAGTAAAGGAACTGCTTTTTGAAATTCACAAAAATTATTCAGGAGAAATTACATTAAAAACGGCTAATATTGTAAAAGACAAAATAGAAACTTTTGAATTTGTTTTAGGTGCCAAAGGTCAATTTCCATCGTACAATCTTCCTCAAAAATACCTTTACGAACCTAACTCGGCTATTATGAAATCGGGCGGTTTTGATGAAGTCAGTACATCTTTCAAAATAAACAAACTTCATAAACATTCGCATTTATATACTTCAGACGATTTAATTGATTTTCCTGGAAGAAGTTTTGAGATCGAAAAAGTCATTTCTTACAATAAAAATGACATGAAAAATGAGCTCTTAAATAAACAGGCAAATGTTACAACACGTAATTTTCCGGAAACAGTAGAGAACATCAGAAAGAAGTGGAAAATAAAAAATGGAGGAAATTTTTATTGTTTTTTTACAACTGATAAAAATGATAACAAAATAGTTTTAATTTGCAGAAAAATAAACTAG
- a CDS encoding M15 family metallopeptidase: protein MLHFFRILSFSFLIFGAVSAHAQHEAYTEPVQQQIADTTFVNLKDYSKDFVYDMKYATEDNFLKAKVYDCAECLLRLKTVKALVAANKDFIKKGYKIKLYDCYRPLSIQKKMWEIVSNPKYVADPKKGSIHNRGGAVDISLVDMNGKELDMGTAFDFFGPEAAHNYTNFSKKVLSNRKFLKKIMIENGFNSFDSEWWHYNLKAGLKDNVSNQKWNCN, encoded by the coding sequence ATGTTACATTTTTTTAGAATATTATCTTTTTCTTTTTTGATTTTTGGGGCAGTGTCTGCCCATGCACAGCATGAAGCTTATACAGAACCTGTACAACAACAGATTGCCGATACCACTTTTGTAAATCTAAAAGATTATAGCAAAGATTTTGTGTATGATATGAAATATGCAACAGAAGATAATTTCTTAAAAGCCAAAGTATATGACTGTGCTGAATGTTTACTGCGTTTAAAAACAGTAAAAGCATTGGTTGCCGCGAACAAAGATTTTATTAAAAAAGGCTATAAAATAAAGCTTTACGATTGTTATCGTCCTTTGTCGATTCAGAAAAAAATGTGGGAAATTGTATCAAATCCAAAATATGTGGCCGATCCAAAAAAAGGCTCCATCCACAATAGAGGAGGAGCCGTTGATATTTCGCTGGTTGATATGAACGGGAAAGAATTGGATATGGGAACTGCTTTTGATTTTTTTGGACCAGAAGCCGCTCATAATTATACCAATTTTTCTAAAAAAGTTTTATCAAACCGAAAATTCTTAAAAAAGATAATGATAGAAAATGGTTTCAATTCATTTGATTCAGAATGGTGGCATTATAATTTAAAAGCAGGTTTAAAAGATAATGTTTCGAATCAAAAATGGAATTGCAATTAA
- a CDS encoding CocE/NonD family hydrolase, whose product MIHKVTLLFLSLFFMVISVSAQQTKAAKLADQENAYDIQDSISIKTRDGAILSAMIARKKNDNEPQPVILQYTIYVRDKGRDLKSIKESVDKGYIGIIVYSRGKRFSPDEINPYEDEANDVYDAIDWISKQKWCNGKTAMYGGSYNGFTQWAACKKMHPALKTIVPSVANRPGMGLPMENNVFINPNYEWAFYVGNNKYLDTVTNNNRPRFRALKFRWWESGTAYKKLDSIDGEPNRWFQKWISHPSFDSYWQKMAPYKTDFSQINIPVLAFDGYYNDSQNSSLYYLKELQKYSPKTPFYLVIGPYGHFGTQIGGEAVLNDYKVDPVSLFDIKKITYEWFDYILKNGAKPEILKDKINYEVMGANEWKSAPSFEKMHNNYLTFYLTSAVSQDFRLADTKKPKKKEFLTQEVDFANREISNNNYYPSPIIQKEVNKNDGYFFISEPLTEPLIVNGSFLGEIKLSINKKDLDLGVTLYEVTPNGEYFHLSYYIGRVSYAKDIEKRQLLEPNKIETIAFSNTHFVSRQLSKGSRLLIALNVNKNPFSQLNYGTGKEVSDETILDAKEPLKIKWYNDSFVKIPVLK is encoded by the coding sequence ATGATTCATAAAGTAACATTATTATTTCTGAGTTTATTTTTCATGGTAATTTCTGTATCTGCACAGCAGACTAAAGCAGCAAAACTGGCAGATCAGGAAAACGCTTATGATATTCAGGACAGCATATCTATCAAAACGCGTGACGGAGCAATATTATCTGCCATGATTGCCCGCAAAAAGAACGATAATGAACCGCAGCCTGTAATTCTCCAATATACAATTTATGTTAGAGATAAAGGCAGAGACCTAAAATCGATCAAAGAATCTGTAGATAAAGGCTATATCGGGATTATAGTTTATTCGAGAGGAAAACGTTTCAGCCCAGACGAGATTAATCCGTATGAAGATGAAGCTAATGATGTTTACGACGCCATAGACTGGATCAGCAAACAAAAATGGTGCAATGGAAAAACGGCTATGTATGGCGGCAGTTATAACGGATTTACGCAATGGGCTGCCTGCAAAAAAATGCATCCGGCACTTAAAACAATTGTTCCTTCTGTTGCAAACAGACCCGGAATGGGACTGCCAATGGAAAACAATGTTTTTATAAATCCAAATTACGAATGGGCGTTTTATGTAGGAAACAATAAATATCTGGATACAGTAACGAATAATAACAGACCTCGTTTTAGAGCTTTAAAATTTAGATGGTGGGAATCTGGAACAGCGTACAAAAAACTAGACAGTATAGACGGCGAACCAAACAGATGGTTTCAAAAATGGATAAGCCATCCTTCATTTGACTCTTACTGGCAGAAAATGGCGCCTTATAAAACTGATTTTTCACAGATTAATATTCCTGTTTTAGCATTTGACGGTTATTATAACGATTCTCAAAATTCAAGTTTGTATTATTTAAAAGAACTTCAAAAATACAGCCCGAAAACCCCTTTTTATCTGGTAATTGGACCTTACGGACATTTTGGAACTCAAATTGGCGGTGAAGCTGTTTTAAACGATTACAAAGTCGATCCTGTTTCTTTGTTTGATATCAAAAAAATCACTTACGAATGGTTTGATTATATTTTGAAAAACGGCGCTAAACCAGAAATTTTAAAAGATAAAATTAATTATGAAGTCATGGGAGCAAATGAATGGAAAAGCGCTCCTTCATTTGAAAAAATGCATAACAACTATCTAACCTTTTATTTGACTTCTGCCGTTTCACAAGATTTTCGTCTCGCAGATACTAAGAAGCCCAAAAAGAAAGAATTCTTAACACAAGAAGTTGATTTTGCTAACAGAGAAATCAGCAATAACAATTATTATCCTAGTCCGATTATTCAAAAAGAAGTCAACAAAAATGACGGTTATTTTTTTATAAGTGAGCCTCTAACTGAACCTTTAATTGTAAACGGTTCTTTTTTGGGAGAAATTAAACTGAGCATCAATAAAAAAGATTTGGATTTGGGCGTAACCCTGTATGAAGTAACTCCAAACGGAGAATATTTTCATCTCTCCTACTACATTGGACGCGTCAGTTATGCAAAAGATATTGAAAAAAGACAGCTTTTAGAACCTAATAAAATAGAAACAATTGCTTTTTCTAATACGCATTTTGTAAGCCGGCAGCTGAGCAAAGGAAGCCGATTATTGATTGCATTAAATGTTAATAAAAATCCTTTTTCGCAATTGAATTACGGAACAGGAAAAGAGGTCAGCGATGAAACAATTCTCGATGCCAAAGAGCCTTTAAAAATTAAATGGTACAATGACAGCTTTGTAAAAATTCCAGTTTTGAAATAG
- a CDS encoding M20 metallopeptidase family protein, which yields MKQILLALLILIFSTQQILYGQKAKSNINIQESIKLETDKIFDKLVQIRRDFHENPELAGKEKRTQEVVKQHLLDLGLQVETDIYGYGLLGILKGDKKGKNIAWRTDMDALPNDFPDKSDFKSKVKGVQHGCGHDVHLAVALGIAEVLAKHKKSLQGTVYFIFQPEEETFKGAKAIVENKKFAQFKLDEIYALHVTALPAGQIMVKPNEMYAYQKEIGIQFKNVLSKEEVKDLSAKIRKSLVRTINGSKPWEIQSILDPKIGLRNPNTIFKDYLIADENFRSYSKNDTFRINAEIYETDASRVKNIIPAVEQVIKDNNFGSQLLSVSFIKENPTVLNHPDLTRNSVNTLENIYGKGFVTADYGQIPYFNDDFAYFQQKVPGVYFLLGGSNFEKGNIAMNHAPNFEVDEECIRSGVKTFSSLLFQRGK from the coding sequence ATGAAACAAATCCTATTGGCATTACTTATTCTGATATTTTCTACACAGCAAATTCTTTACGGGCAAAAAGCAAAAAGCAACATTAATATTCAGGAATCGATTAAGCTTGAAACTGATAAAATCTTTGACAAACTTGTTCAGATTAGAAGAGATTTTCATGAAAACCCTGAACTGGCCGGCAAAGAAAAAAGAACTCAGGAAGTTGTCAAACAACATTTACTGGATTTAGGTCTTCAAGTCGAAACTGATATTTACGGCTACGGACTTTTAGGTATTTTAAAAGGTGATAAAAAGGGAAAAAATATAGCATGGAGAACTGATATGGATGCTCTGCCAAACGATTTTCCTGATAAATCTGATTTTAAATCTAAAGTAAAAGGTGTTCAGCATGGCTGTGGACATGACGTACACTTGGCAGTTGCATTAGGGATTGCAGAAGTTTTAGCAAAACACAAAAAATCACTTCAAGGCACGGTTTATTTTATTTTTCAGCCCGAAGAAGAAACCTTTAAAGGAGCAAAAGCGATTGTTGAAAATAAAAAATTCGCACAATTTAAACTCGATGAAATTTATGCCCTTCATGTAACAGCTTTGCCTGCCGGACAGATAATGGTAAAACCAAATGAAATGTATGCCTACCAAAAAGAAATAGGAATACAGTTTAAAAATGTATTATCAAAGGAGGAAGTAAAAGATCTGTCTGCCAAAATCCGTAAATCATTAGTCAGAACTATTAATGGCAGTAAACCGTGGGAAATTCAATCTATTTTAGATCCTAAAATTGGATTAAGAAATCCAAACACCATATTCAAAGATTACTTAATTGCCGATGAAAATTTTAGAAGTTATTCTAAAAACGACACATTCCGTATAAATGCAGAAATCTATGAAACCGATGCTTCCAGAGTAAAAAATATTATTCCTGCTGTTGAACAGGTAATTAAAGACAATAATTTTGGTTCGCAGCTGCTTTCTGTTTCGTTTATAAAAGAAAATCCAACCGTTTTAAACCATCCAGATTTAACACGCAATTCTGTAAATACACTGGAGAATATTTACGGAAAAGGATTTGTCACTGCTGACTACGGACAAATTCCTTATTTTAATGATGACTTCGCTTATTTTCAGCAAAAAGTCCCAGGAGTGTATTTCCTTCTTGGAGGTTCTAATTTTGAAAAAGGAAATATAGCCATGAATCACGCTCCCAATTTTGAAGTTGATGAAGAATGCATTAGAAGCGGAGTTAAAACATTTTCTTCGTTACTGTTTCAAAGAGGTAAATAA
- a CDS encoding fatty acid desaturase family protein, translating to MEKLKRPVYLKAGSDDFFKKMRTEVNETVLQNSSLYHFNVIKSLGLLVLFFLFYSCILFFGSNTSLLFLFYILCGFTMIVLFINAFHDAAHGALFKKTKHNEWFLYVLELFGSNHWLWMRRHINLHHAYPNVPDWDIDIKQSDIIRIFPNSPLFEYHKYQHIYMWFIYPLYSLNWIYIRDFKDFFGTKNNYVKKVVEVIPRKQIFILFAAKIINLFYILFIPMLVLNQPWYLVLAGWFAMHLFGSVLGVVALVSTHVDEDAHFPVTDEDGNLSATWAVHQMIVTKDFSTNSKLANFLYGGFTHHVAHHLFPGVGHTYYPYITPIIMRYAKEYDLPYTSYPFYHAVRSHFRMLKSKGVKENILMTGEI from the coding sequence ATGGAAAAATTAAAACGCCCGGTTTATCTTAAAGCTGGTTCTGATGATTTTTTTAAAAAGATGCGCACAGAAGTGAACGAAACTGTTTTACAAAACTCATCATTATACCATTTTAATGTAATAAAGTCTTTAGGTCTTTTGGTTCTGTTTTTTTTATTTTATAGCTGTATTTTATTTTTTGGCAGCAATACATCCTTACTTTTTCTTTTTTATATTTTGTGTGGTTTTACCATGATTGTCCTTTTCATAAATGCCTTTCATGATGCTGCTCACGGAGCTTTGTTTAAAAAAACAAAACACAATGAATGGTTCTTGTATGTTCTGGAACTTTTTGGCAGCAATCACTGGCTTTGGATGCGCCGGCATATCAATCTCCATCATGCTTATCCCAATGTGCCAGATTGGGATATCGACATTAAACAAAGTGACATTATCAGGATTTTTCCAAACAGTCCGTTATTCGAATACCATAAATATCAGCATATTTATATGTGGTTTATTTATCCGCTTTACAGCTTAAACTGGATTTATATACGTGATTTTAAAGATTTTTTCGGCACTAAAAATAACTATGTAAAAAAAGTCGTTGAAGTAATTCCGAGAAAGCAGATTTTTATACTCTTTGCGGCAAAAATCATCAATCTGTTTTATATACTTTTTATTCCAATGCTGGTTTTAAATCAGCCTTGGTATTTGGTTTTGGCAGGCTGGTTTGCCATGCACTTATTTGGAAGTGTTTTGGGAGTCGTTGCTCTAGTTTCTACACATGTTGATGAAGATGCACATTTCCCTGTAACTGACGAAGACGGAAATCTTTCGGCTACCTGGGCAGTTCACCAAATGATTGTTACCAAAGATTTTAGCACCAACAGTAAACTGGCTAATTTTTTATACGGCGGTTTTACACATCATGTAGCACACCACCTTTTTCCGGGAGTCGGTCATACTTATTATCCTTATATAACACCTATTATAATGCGTTATGCAAAAGAATACGATCTTCCGTACACTTCATATCCTTTTTACCATGCAGTGCGTTCGCATTTTAGAATGCTGAAAAGCAAAGGCGTAAAAGAAAATATTTTAATGACGGGTGAGATTTAA
- a CDS encoding alpha/beta fold hydrolase encodes MKNKIHFTLILIVVFLSSLSAQIQTNYDTLFVGKIKQIISYKGNQNAPLILFLHGGPGSSRMNQAEKFSNKLQDHFLVVQWDQRDAGKTLALNKSLVPITLELMENDTYELVKLLLKKFNKKKIYLVGESWGTVLGFYMAEKHPELLNAYIAFSPVIDQSKSETILLDKLKADAKEKGNTTAQKELNTVKIPFENSNQIYYSRKWMFNYDGQPFPDKDTTAVKQYLKAWSDTWMPTWNKAIKQNLFKELPSVKCPIYFFIGKKDLQTNFTIAEKYFESLKAPKKKIFLFEDAGHSVLTEKPEEIQKIIIEQILNAG; translated from the coding sequence ATGAAAAATAAAATACATTTTACTCTGATTCTTATTGTAGTATTCCTTAGCAGTCTATCTGCACAAATCCAAACTAATTACGACACTTTATTTGTTGGTAAAATAAAACAGATTATTTCTTATAAAGGAAACCAAAACGCCCCTCTTATTCTTTTTTTACATGGAGGTCCGGGCAGTTCCAGAATGAATCAGGCAGAAAAATTCAGCAATAAACTTCAAGATCATTTTTTAGTTGTGCAATGGGATCAAAGAGATGCCGGAAAAACTCTGGCTTTAAACAAATCGTTGGTTCCAATCACTCTCGAATTGATGGAAAATGATACTTATGAATTGGTAAAGCTTCTTTTAAAAAAATTCAATAAAAAGAAAATCTATCTTGTGGGCGAATCCTGGGGAACTGTTTTAGGGTTTTATATGGCCGAAAAACATCCTGAATTGTTAAATGCATATATTGCATTCAGCCCGGTAATTGATCAGTCAAAAAGCGAGACGATACTGCTGGACAAACTCAAAGCCGATGCAAAAGAAAAAGGAAATACAACCGCACAAAAAGAATTAAATACTGTTAAAATTCCTTTTGAAAACTCCAACCAAATCTATTATTCACGAAAGTGGATGTTTAATTATGACGGACAGCCTTTTCCTGATAAAGATACAACTGCAGTAAAACAATATCTTAAAGCCTGGTCCGACACATGGATGCCAACATGGAATAAAGCTATAAAGCAGAATCTCTTTAAAGAACTGCCTTCTGTTAAATGTCCTATTTATTTCTTTATTGGGAAAAAAGATCTTCAGACCAATTTTACTATTGCCGAGAAATATTTTGAAAGCCTGAAAGCACCTAAGAAAAAAATATTTCTATTTGAAGATGCCGGACATTCTGTTTTAACCGAAAAACCAGAAGAAATTCAAAAAATAATTATTGAACAAATTTTAAATGCTGGCTGA